The Metabacillus schmidteae genome includes a region encoding these proteins:
- a CDS encoding CitMHS family transporter, whose product MLAILGFLMVFVFMYLIMTGRLSALIALIIIPVLFAVIGGFGADLGPMLIDGINQLAPTGVMLMFAILYFGIMIDAGLFDPVVGTILKAVKGDPMKIVVGTAVLALVVSLDGDGTTTYMITISAMLPLYQRLKMNPLILPCVAIMGVGVTNLTPWGGPTARAVSALSLDMSDVFIPLIPAMIGGAAWVIFVAYLFGVKERKRVGVLELDKLPSHHNPSFNQLAATMEVPKEKRPKLLWVNFALTVLLLIGLILGVMPLPALFMIAFAIAIVINYPNLDQQKERIKAHAGNVLAVVSLVFAAGAFTGILSGTKMVDAMANSLVALIPDALGSYLPIITALTSMPFTFFMSNDAYYFGMLPIIAEAATAYGIDPVEIARASLVGQPVHLLSPLVASTYLLVGMSKVEFGDFQKFTLKWTVGTSLVMLIVSIVIGVISI is encoded by the coding sequence GATTTAGGTCCAATGTTAATCGATGGAATTAATCAATTAGCTCCAACAGGCGTTATGCTAATGTTTGCCATTTTGTATTTTGGTATAATGATAGATGCAGGGTTATTTGATCCTGTTGTCGGCACCATATTAAAAGCAGTAAAAGGTGACCCGATGAAAATTGTGGTTGGAACTGCTGTACTTGCGTTGGTTGTGTCTCTTGATGGAGATGGAACAACGACGTATATGATCACCATTTCTGCTATGCTTCCTCTATACCAAAGATTGAAAATGAATCCTTTAATTCTTCCTTGTGTTGCAATCATGGGAGTTGGTGTAACGAATCTTACACCGTGGGGTGGTCCAACTGCCAGAGCTGTAAGCGCATTAAGTTTAGATATGTCTGACGTGTTTATCCCTTTAATTCCAGCTATGATTGGTGGCGCTGCGTGGGTTATTTTTGTTGCCTATTTATTTGGCGTGAAAGAAAGAAAAAGAGTTGGCGTTTTAGAACTGGATAAGTTACCGAGTCACCATAACCCGTCATTTAATCAACTTGCAGCAACCATGGAAGTACCGAAGGAAAAACGTCCAAAGCTTTTATGGGTGAACTTTGCACTGACGGTTCTCCTTCTTATTGGTCTTATTTTGGGTGTTATGCCGTTACCTGCATTATTTATGATTGCATTTGCGATTGCAATTGTGATCAATTATCCTAATTTGGATCAACAAAAAGAACGAATTAAAGCACATGCAGGAAATGTATTAGCGGTTGTTTCCCTTGTTTTTGCAGCTGGTGCATTTACAGGTATTCTTTCAGGCACGAAAATGGTGGATGCGATGGCCAATAGTCTTGTTGCATTAATACCGGATGCTTTAGGTTCATATCTGCCAATTATTACAGCTTTAACAAGTATGCCATTTACCTTTTTTATGTCTAACGATGCTTATTATTTTGGAATGCTTCCTATTATTGCAGAAGCAGCTACAGCCTATGGCATTGATCCGGTTGAGATTGCCAGAGCTTCCTTGGTAGGGCAGCCGGTCCACTTATTAAGTCCGTTGGTAGCTTCAACATATTTACTTGTAGGGATGTCAAAAGTTGAATTTGGAGATTTCCAAAAATTCACATTAAAATGGACAGTTGGTACGTCCCTTGTTATGTTAATTGTATCGATAGTAATTGGTGTCATTTCCATATAA
- a CDS encoding ATP-binding protein, whose product MRTYKKLPLQFKILSLITGLIVTIIFLLVGITSYVLYIDSRNQVEQLVLQTAKTIALMPELHEAIEENELEGTFRPIAEQVKDQIHASNIVIEDRESIIYSHTDQSQIGTEYDHDADDQVLTFGGSYNFEVVRENGDVLVGKVPIIASFDHYNSVIGTVAVEFLEKDIYENLYKKLQTILFASLVVLCLGIIGGVYLTKNIRKDTLGLEPHEIATLYRERNAILLSIKEGIVAINKQGFITMINRSARHMLNLGDSNYNKHISEVLPSLQIDKGLETGEIVHHAEVAINDKVFIFNFIPILENGQFIGVVASFTDKTELKKLVETLSEVREYSDGLRAQTHEYSNKLYLLSGLLQLERYQDALDFIQKESFVHQYQTKILFNQIQDPNVQAILLGKLGKASEKKIELIIDVDSYVDPLPDHIEITDSITIIGNLIDNAFEAVMSQTEKMVTFSIMGIGNEIIIEVADNGPGISSEQFESLFTIGSSTKGSHRGYGLFNVMKIVKALNGTIEVTNRKHGGAIFTVFLPKKIQKREGDNLHD is encoded by the coding sequence ATGAGAACGTATAAAAAACTTCCGTTACAATTTAAAATACTGTCATTGATTACTGGGTTGATCGTCACGATCATCTTTTTATTAGTCGGAATCACCTCTTATGTATTGTACATTGATTCTAGAAACCAGGTTGAACAGCTAGTTCTGCAAACAGCTAAAACGATTGCCCTTATGCCTGAGCTTCATGAAGCGATTGAAGAAAATGAATTAGAAGGAACTTTCCGCCCAATTGCTGAACAAGTAAAAGATCAAATTCATGCATCAAATATTGTGATAGAGGATCGGGAGAGTATTATCTATTCACATACTGACCAAAGTCAGATCGGGACAGAATATGATCATGATGCAGATGACCAGGTGCTTACCTTCGGAGGTTCTTATAACTTTGAGGTTGTTCGGGAAAATGGTGACGTGCTTGTTGGGAAAGTACCGATTATTGCAAGTTTTGACCATTATAATTCAGTTATAGGAACAGTTGCGGTTGAATTTTTAGAAAAAGATATTTATGAAAATTTATACAAGAAACTACAAACCATCCTGTTTGCCTCTCTTGTTGTGTTATGTTTAGGGATCATTGGCGGAGTGTATTTAACAAAAAATATTAGAAAAGACACATTAGGTTTAGAGCCACATGAAATTGCTACCCTGTATAGAGAGAGAAATGCAATCTTGCTTTCAATAAAAGAAGGAATTGTTGCCATAAACAAGCAAGGGTTTATCACAATGATTAATCGGTCAGCTAGACACATGTTGAATCTAGGTGACTCAAATTATAATAAACATATTAGTGAAGTCTTACCTTCGCTACAAATTGACAAAGGCCTTGAAACAGGTGAAATCGTTCACCATGCTGAGGTTGCAATCAATGATAAAGTGTTTATTTTTAATTTTATTCCTATTTTAGAAAATGGACAGTTCATTGGTGTTGTAGCAAGTTTCACAGATAAAACAGAGCTGAAAAAATTAGTAGAGACTCTTTCAGAAGTTAGGGAATATTCCGATGGACTGCGAGCCCAAACACATGAATATTCAAATAAATTATATTTATTATCAGGGTTGCTGCAATTGGAAAGATATCAAGATGCACTTGATTTTATTCAAAAAGAATCTTTTGTCCATCAATATCAGACCAAAATTTTATTTAATCAAATTCAAGACCCTAATGTACAAGCTATTTTGCTAGGAAAGCTGGGAAAAGCATCAGAGAAGAAAATAGAGCTGATTATTGATGTTGATAGTTATGTGGACCCTCTTCCAGATCATATTGAAATAACAGATAGTATAACCATTATAGGAAATCTAATCGATAATGCATTTGAAGCTGTTATGTCTCAAACAGAGAAAATGGTCACATTCTCCATTATGGGTATTGGCAATGAAATTATTATTGAGGTAGCTGATAATGGACCAGGTATATCTTCTGAACAGTTTGAGAGTTTGTTCACGATAGGTTCCTCCACAAAAGGGAGCCATAGAGGGTATGGGCTTTTTAACGTGATGAAAATTGTGAAAGCTTTAAATGGAACCATTGAAGTAACAAATCGTAAACATGGTGGAGCGATCTTTACTGTGTTTCTTCCAAAAAAGATACAAAAAAGAGAAGGAGACAATCTACATGATTAA